In Sciurus carolinensis chromosome 17, mSciCar1.2, whole genome shotgun sequence, one genomic interval encodes:
- the LOC124968338 gene encoding olfactory receptor 18-like: MEEQNLTGVSEFHLMRLSEDPDLQPILFGLFLYMYLITVLGNLLIILAVSSDSHLHTPMYFFLSNLSLADIGFISTTVPKVIMNIQTHNRIISYVGCLTQMSLFAIFGCMDDMLLTVMAYDRYVAICHPLHYSAIMNSHFCMFSVCLSLLFSLLESQLHVLIVLYFTYFKDVEITNFFCEPSQVLELTCIDAFTKNMFVYTVGAIYGFFPLTGIFFSYYKIVSSILRIPSTGGKYKAFSTCGSHLSVVCLFYGIAIGVYFTSAVSNSPGKITVFSVMYTVVIPMLNPFIYSLRNRDIKIALKKLQSQVI; encoded by the coding sequence ATGGAAGAACAAAATCTAACAGGTGTCTCAGAATTTCATCTCATGAGGCTCTCAGAGGACCCCGACTtgcagcccatcctctttggactgttcctgtacATGTACCTgatcacagtgcttgggaacctgctcatcatcctggctgtcagctctgactcccacctccacacccccatgtacttcttcctctccaacctgtccttggctgacaTTGGGTTTATCTCCACCACAGTCCCAAAGGTGATTATGAACATCCAAACTCACAACAGAATCATCTCCTATGTgggctgcctgacacagatgtctctttttgccatttttggatgtatggatgacatgcttctgactgtgatggcctatgaccggtatgtggccatctgtcaccccctacATTACTCAGCCATTATGAACTCTCACTTCTGTATGTTCTCAGTTTGTCTGTCTCTTTTATTCAGTCTTTTAGAGTCCCAGTTGCACGTTTTGATTGTCTTATATTTTACCTATTTCAAGGATGTGGAAATCActaatttcttctgtgaaccTTCTCAAGTCCTGGAGCTTACCTGTATTGATGCCTTTACCaaaaatatgtttgtgtatacTGTTGGTGCCATTTATGGTTTTTTTCCTCTAACAgggatatttttctcttattataaaattgtttcttccaTTCTGAGGATCCCATCTACAGGtgggaagtacaaagccttctccacctgtgggtctcacctctcagttgtttgcttattttatggaatagcCATTGGAGTGTACTTTACTTCAGCAGTGTCAAATTCTCCTGGAAAGATCACTGTGTTCtctgtgatgtacactgtggtcatccctatgctgaatcccttcatctacagcctgaggaacagggacattaaaatTGCCCTGAAGAAGCTACAGAGCCAAGTAATCTAA